The Lachnospiraceae bacterium KM106-2 nucleotide sequence TGAAGCAATTTATCGGTCATGAATTTGAAGGCGTAATCTCCGGTATTACTACTTGGGGAATGTATGTAGAACTTCCAAACACAGTAGAAGGTATGATCAAGGTTACTGACCTTAGAGATGATTATTACTTCTATGATGAAGAGAATTATGTTATGATTGGAGAGCATACAAAGAAAGTATATAAACTTGGACAGAAAGTAGTTGTCGAAGTTGCTGGAGTAGACAGCCTTGCAAGAACCATTGATTTTGAATTGATCGATGCAATTGAGGAAAAGGTAGGAGAGTAAGTGTGTCGAAGGAAAGTATTAAATTAATAGCAAATAATAAAAAAGCTAGATTTGATTACTTCATTGAAGATACGTATGAAGCTGGCATTTCTCTACATGGAACAGAAGTAAAGTCTCTTCGAATGGGACGATGCTCAGTTAAGGAAAGCTTTATTCGTGTCGAAAACGGTGAAGTATATGTTTACAATATGCATATCAGTCCTTATGAAAAAGGAAACATCTTTAATAAAGATCCTTTACGTGTGAAAAAATTATTACTTCATAAATATGAGATTAATAAATTAACAGGACAGATGCAGCAAAAAGGTTATACGTTAGTACCATTACAAGTTTACTTTAAAGGTAGTCTTGTAAAAGTACAGATCGGTCTTGCGCGTGGTAAGAAATTGTACGATAAACGTCAAGATATCGCAAAGAAAGACCAACGAAGAGAAGCTGAGAAGAATTTTAAAGTTAAAAATTTATATTAGTTAAAATAAGATCGTGATGCCAGGGATTCATTGGCATCACGATCAGTCTTGACAAAAGTAATAAATTGTATTAGAATTGCAATATATCGTCTGATACCCAGTGATTAACCGAATTCGGGGTTGTACTGGTTTCGACGGGGGTTTTGAAGTTATGGAAGCCATTCGAAGGCACCACGTAATGGTGCAAACTTAAATTTAAACGCAGACGAAAATCTAGCATTAGCTGCCTAATGGCAGCAGTCGACTCTAGGCGTCCCGCCGCTTAGAGACCCGGCTTCAAACTTGCGGGGCACTTTGCTACCTAAGCTTTGCGGTAGTAAAAGAAACTATGAAGCTACTGAAGTCTAAAGCCTGTTAATCGGCGTTAGATGGAGGGAATGTCAGTAGATTAACTGTAATGGGAGATGCCGTAATGAATGGGCTTTCGGACAGGGGTTCGATTCCCCTCAGCTCCATGCTAAGAACCTTGTAAAATCAAGGTTCTTTTTTTATGTGTTGCATTTCGTGTTGCATAAAATCAATAAACTCACTTTTGGAATCGTTTGAATCTGTTTTTCCACACAGAGTTAACCAAGCATGATATTTATTTATATCTATTTTCTGCTTTTTAATACCTAGTGTTGTTTCAAAATAATTATCAATAATAGTATCTACTTTTTCTCTCTCTTCTGAGAATGTATGTGTATAAACTTTTTTCATTACTTTATCTGTTTTCCAACCACCTCGTTCCATGGCATATTTATCTGGGATTCGTAACATAGCCATTACAGATGCATTAACGTGGCGCAGATCATGGAAAGTCATATGTGGTAATCCATTCTTTTCTAGAAGTCTTTTAAATCTCATATAGATAGCATGGCCACTTAATGATATGAGTTCATCACTACCAACATTGGTCTTATTAATTAATTGTTGAATATAGTCTGGAATTTCATGCTTTCGAATACGAGTGAATGCTTTAGCTTGCTTTTTATGTACTGCTTCACAGTTTACATCCACAACAACCTCTTTAATTGATATATATCCATTATTAATAGATGACCGCTTTAGACCACGTATCTCACTCATAGAAAATGAAAGCCACATAGCTAGTAGCACAGGTAATTCAATTTCAGTATCTTTGACTACATTCATAATTACTTCTGGTGGAGGTAATTCCTTTATTACATTTTCAGCCGCTGGAAGTTTGATCGAATAATCTAACGATGGATAGTATCTATTTATTACGGCAGCAATCAATCCCCATGAATTTTTTACGGTCTTAGGTGAAACTGTTTTATAGTTGCATCCATTTCTTTTGGATGGCCGCTTTGATTCGCTATTAATTGCATTTTGTAGAATTTCTTGGGAAAGATTCTTTAGTGGGATCTCCATGATCTCTTGATAGCTATTTCGTTTTATTTTGTTATAGCCTTGAATTGTTGTAGGTGACAATACGGCATCGGAATTCTTTATGTATTCATCAATAGATTCTCTAACAGTCAAATTAATAGGCTTGCTTCTTCGCTTTTTATTCAATGAAAAATCAGCAGCCATATATTCTGATTCTTTTTTAGTATCCGCGGTGAAAGATTCGTAATGTCGTTTTCCGTTAGCATCGGTATAATCATAAACCAATGCACGCCATTGACCGCTTGGAAGTTTTTTTGCTTTTGCCATATTACATCATTCCTTTCAAATTTTGAGTATAAAAAATACACCTATTGTAGTGTTGACATCAAAATGATATAATATTTTTGGTATGAGTATTATATTATTTTGTACTACAATGGTATCTATAAGAATGGCTCTTGTGTAGCAGCACAGGGGCTATTTTTATAATCCTAATTCTTTTACTTGCCTTGCTAATTCTATAACAAGGTTATCAACATCTTCTTTAGAGTAAATATGCTCACTACTAATGTTCACGTGAAAAATTCCTAACTTTCTAACTTCATTGAAATAATATTTTTCTGTTTCATAAGAATCAAATTTTATCATATATGTATTCTCCTTTATTTCAATCTTAATTTTATTAGTTCTTCATCGTATCCGAATAGTATAGATATCTGAGGTATGCAACATTCCCGGTACTCTTTTAAATCATCATCTGAGATCAAAGAGTACATAGCGAATGTATTCGCTTCTATTTCTAATTTATCTATTGACATTAATATATTACCTCTAAAAAATGGTGTATTCGAATTTGGGTGAAGGACAGCATGACCAAGCTCATGAGCTAGTACAAATGTTTCATCATGTCGTGACATATTACAGTTTAAAAATATTTGTTTTATCCTATAGGCATGATGATAATATCCTCTAATTGTACCTAATTCGCACTTAGTAACCTTGATGTTCATTAAATCACATAATTCATATGGAGACGTAGTGCCGTATTTTTTATATAGTTTCTCAATTATGTTATTCATTGATGCCAAATTTAAACATCCCCTTATTTATATTTCTTTGGTGTGAATTTCTTCTTAGCAGTAATTTTAGCTGTTCTTATTGCACTTTCTAAACTTATTTTTAATAATTCCTTTGTTTCTTCATCCAATGCTTCACCATCAAACATAAGACCATCAGTTGATTCTAACTGAGCCAACGTATCGTTAAGTTTCTTAGATATATCTCTTTCATCCTTAGTAGTGAGAAATGGTGCTTTCTCTTCTGGCTCTTCTCCTGTCATAAGATAATCGACAGTAACACCGAAATAGTTTGCTATTTTTTGCAATGTTTCCGAACTAGGAGTACTCTTCCCAGATTTCCATTTGCTTAATGAAGCTTGCGTAACGCCAGTGGCTTTCGACACTTTATAAGCAGTAATACCAAATTTTTGTAATAATTGTTCAAATATACTATACATTTTTGTTCACCTTTCACAAAATGACAATACTTAACAGAAATAAACCAAAAACGTATTGACTACTTTCTTTTTAGATGGTAAAGTATATGTGTACTTAACCAAAAGAAAGTAATAAAACATTGGGCTTACTTATGAGAATGTGCATTCTAAATATTAATTACTTAACTGAGCAAATTAAGTATATCACTATAAGAAAGCAAACGCAACTATTATTAAGTATAGTTTAATGACAAAGTACGACAAAGTTAAATTTTAAGGAAGGGAATGATACTATGAATAATCTTTATAGTTGTGAAGAAGTTGCCAAAAGATACGGTGTAAGAATCAATACTGTATGGGACTGGATCAGAAAAAAGAAACTTACTGCAATGAAAATTGGCAAGCAATACAAAGTTAGAGAAGATGACTTAAAAAAGTTTGAAGAAAAAAGCCTAACAACTATTTAGAAAGGAGCATGAATGTGCCAAAACTTAAGGAACTGGAATCACAGAAAAAGGACAATATTGTAAGAGCTTATATTGCGAAGAATATGGCACTGTACAATTTGTCAGATGAAGAGGTGGCGGCAAAACTACATTGTGTAAAACGTACTTTTCAAAATAAGAAAAGAAATCCAAAGACATTTACACTTTTTGAACTGAGAGCACTGTGCACGGCTTTGAAATTTACTGATGATGAAAAAATAATGATTATGTAGAAAGGAAGATAAAATGAACGAATTACAAATTTTTAAATGTGCAGAGTTTGGCACAGTAAGAACAGCAGTTATCAACGGTAAACCATATTTTTGCGGAAGTGATGTTGCTAAATCACTTGGGTATTCAAATGCAAATGATGCTTTAAAAAGACACTGTAAGGCTATCGTGAAACACGATACCCCTATAAGCGGAAAATTACAGGCAATTAACTTTATACCTGAGGGCGATATCTTCAGATTAGCTACGCACAGCAAACTACCAGATGCAGATAAATTCGAATCATGGGTATTTGATGAAGTGCTTCCAAGTATTCATAGAAAAGGTGGTTACATATCTAGGCAAGAAGAACTCACACCAGAGCAGATAATGGCACAAGCCGTTATTGTAGCACAGAATGTTATTGCAGCGAAAGAGGAAAAGATTCTGCAACTTAATAGTAAAAATGAACGGTTAATGTCAGAAAATACAATTCAGAAACAAGTGATTGGAGAGTTAAAGCCGAAGGCAGATTATACAGATTCAATTCTTCAGAATAAAGGACTTGTTACTATTACTCAGATTGCCAAGGATTATGGAATGAGTGGAAACAAGATGAATGAAAAACTACATGAGCTTAATGTTCAGTACAAGCAAAGTGGACAATGGCTTTTATATTCACAATATCATGATTGTGGTTATACGCATTCCGAAACAGTAAATATTACAAGATCAAATGGACTCCCTGATATTAAGATGAATACAAAATGGACACAAAAAGGCAGATTGTTTTTATATTATCTTCTTAAGAAAAATGGAATCTTACCAGTTGTAGAAAAGGGAGATCAGTAATGATGAGTGCTAAAAGGCGAGTAAAAAATGTTTTCAATGGTCCATATATAAAAGCAATTTTAAAACGAGAAAAGGTTCAACGGCCATATATTATACTCGATAATTTGCTTTACAACGTCGGAATGAAGGAGTACGCAGATTGTGCCAAAAATAGAATTTTTGATTTGAAATGCGCAGAAGAACTTTTGGCTGACGATAACATCATACTTGACTACTTGAATTTGAGTATGTGGCTTGACAAAAAAGCACTGGAATCTTGCAAAGAAATTATTCTTGGATATGTAAGTGAAAAGTGTTACGAAAGGATAGTTGATTTATTAGAATCACAAATCAGGCTTGTAGAGATTGAAAATGATTTAATTAGTAGCTATCAAGAAATGAAAATAATAAAATTGTTGGTTGATTTATTTCATTATGCTGTTACTAGAAAAGGAAAAATGACAGTGTTTGAACGAAAATGTATTTGCATATGCCATTTATTAGAGCTTACCAGTAGGACACTAGTTGTTAAGGTGTATTGGAAGATAGATACAGGGATTGCAAATATTAAAGCAACTTCTATTTTATGCAAGCTGCCGCTATACAAAAATAATTGTTTTTAGAAGAAAGGATGAAAGGAAGTGAGAAAAATGTATTTTAGAAAAAAGAAATGTAGTTATCTTGGCTGCAAGTGCATGACTAGGAGAACAGACAAGGTAATAGCCGCCCCAGGTATCACAAAAAAATTACCAGTTTGTAAAGAACACCAAGGGCAGTTATCAGTAAATGTTACTTCAGAAGGAAGAGCTAACTAAAGGTGTATGTACTAAATGGAATGCATTCCAATGGTACATCAACAAGAAAGTCAACAATATCAGTTCGTCCATCATAAGTCGGAATTCCCTG carries:
- a CDS encoding tmRNA-binding protein SmpB yields the protein MSKESIKLIANNKKARFDYFIEDTYEAGISLHGTEVKSLRMGRCSVKESFIRVENGEVYVYNMHISPYEKGNIFNKDPLRVKKLLLHKYEINKLTGQMQQKGYTLVPLQVYFKGSLVKVQIGLARGKKLYDKRQDIAKKDQRREAEKNFKVKNLY
- a CDS encoding prophage LambdaBa04, site-specific recombinase, phage integrase family; translation: MAKAKKLPSGQWRALVYDYTDANGKRHYESFTADTKKESEYMAADFSLNKKRRSKPINLTVRESIDEYIKNSDAVLSPTTIQGYNKIKRNSYQEIMEIPLKNLSQEILQNAINSESKRPSKRNGCNYKTVSPKTVKNSWGLIAAVINRYYPSLDYSIKLPAAENVIKELPPPEVIMNVVKDTEIELPVLLAMWLSFSMSEIRGLKRSSINNGYISIKEVVVDVNCEAVHKKQAKAFTRIRKHEIPDYIQQLINKTNVGSDELISLSGHAIYMRFKRLLEKNGLPHMTFHDLRHVNASVMAMLRIPDKYAMERGGWKTDKVMKKVYTHTFSEEREKVDTIIDNYFETTLGIKKQKIDINKYHAWLTLCGKTDSNDSKSEFIDFMQHEMQHIKKEP
- a CDS encoding phage transcriptional regulator, Cro/CI family, yielding MYSIFEQLLQKFGITAYKVSKATGVTQASLSKWKSGKSTPSSETLQKIANYFGVTVDYLMTGEEPEEKAPFLTTKDERDISKKLNDTLAQLESTDGLMFDGEALDEETKELLKISLESAIRTAKITAKKKFTPKKYK
- a CDS encoding phage antirepressor protein, which encodes MNELQIFKCAEFGTVRTAVINGKPYFCGSDVAKSLGYSNANDALKRHCKAIVKHDTPISGKLQAINFIPEGDIFRLATHSKLPDADKFESWVFDEVLPSIHRKGGYISRQEELTPEQIMAQAVIVAQNVIAAKEEKILQLNSKNERLMSENTIQKQVIGELKPKADYTDSILQNKGLVTITQIAKDYGMSGNKMNEKLHELNVQYKQSGQWLLYSQYHDCGYTHSETVNITRSNGLPDIKMNTKWTQKGRLFLYYLLKKNGILPVVEKGDQ